The Pecten maximus chromosome 11, xPecMax1.1, whole genome shotgun sequence genome has a segment encoding these proteins:
- the LOC117338575 gene encoding beta-1,2-xylosyltransferase RCN11-like, protein MKSRVRIHVCCKWMYIAMLTSLAILITLELHLYADLRTKTLLQKSRRGRQHRAILESSHSHYKRKHGSSRIVKSKVANDIDEKMNKRIFRSHQRVEQTLDMVLERVKSGKEGSIYCDGNLEVFNLDIVLMKNVLIDARQQKSKLHGGETIKQVIGEKESSEVVTLKPGFFRIPCASMPLLKFSPKSHFSNWYLTVSEKEVDIPPKSTHISNFTVFVKRGDYANMYWTLIELYNTYMTIRLFGKDPKTTSVVLVDAHPQGKLDSLWTLLFGKVIRVRSLRGDIFIKEVTWVIPLSSSPIGQAIPNLPFIREFKSTLYKAVGINSVVPICERGLNHTVITLILRHDYVAHPRNPSGKVSRKITNEKELVKHLDRKFPGGRLNAVQLDQFSIKDQIRIIYNTSVLVGVHGAGLAYTLLLRPGAAMFEMFPLSYKKSPNWHFQQFAVWGGCWYERWISKDKSPKSNEWIRIPTEVPEHFINKYLHRMCNLTSTYS, encoded by the coding sequence ATGAAGTCTCGTGTCCGTATCCACGTCTGCTGTAAGTGGATGTATATAGCTATGCTCACCTCATTAGCCATCTTGATCACCCTAGAGCTCCATTTATATGCTGATTTGAGGACGAAGACCCTCTTGCAGAAATCGAGACGAGGTCGACAACACAGAGCGATTCTGGAATCCAGCCATAGTCATTACAAACGTAAACACGGCTCATCAAGGATCGTGAAATCAAAAGTTGCCAACGACATTgatgaaaaaatgaataaaagaatATTTCGTTCACACCAAAGAGTGGAACAAACTCTGGATATGGTTTTAGAAAGAGTGAAAAGTGGAAAAGAGGGGTCAATCTACTGCGACGGGAATTTAGAAGTATTTAATTTGGATATagttttaatgaaaaatgttCTTATCGACGCACGTCAGCAAAAGAGTAAATTACATGGAGGAGAGACAATCAAACAGGTTATTGGTGAGAAAGAAAGCTCCGAGGTGGTTACATTAAAACCGGGATTTTTTCGTATTCCTTGTGCTTCAATGCCATTACTGAAATTCTCTCCGAagtcacatttttcaaattggTACTTGACGGTGTCCGAAAAAGAAGTTGATATTCCTCCTAAATCTACTCATATTTCTAATTTTACTGTTTTTGTCAAAAGAGGTGACTATGCCAACATGTACTGGACGCTGATAGAACTGTATAATACCTATATGACTATACGACTGTTCGGGAAAGATCCGAAAACAACATCTGTAGTTCTGGTAGATGCTCATCCTCAAGGTAAACTAGACAGTCTTTGGACTCTCCTGTTCGGAAAAGTTATTCGAGTCAGGAGCTTGCGaggtgatatatttataaaggAAGTTACTTGGGTGATTCCATTGTCGTCTTCTCCGATTGGACAAGCCATTCCTAATCTTCCATTCATACGTGAATTTAAAAGTACACTGTACAAGGCTGTCGGAATTAATTCCGTTGTTCCTATATGTGAGAGAGGATTAAACCACACAGTTATCACTCTGATACTTAGACACGACTACGTGGCACACCCACGGAACCCATCAGGGAAAGTAAgcagaaaaataacaaatgaaAAAGAACTCGTAAAACATTTAGATAGAAAGTTCCCAGGAGGCCGTTTGAACGCTGTTCAGTTAGATCAATTTTCTATTAAAGATCAAATTAggattatatataacacgtccGTTCTGGTAGGGGTGCACGGCGCCGGACTGGCGTACACTCTCTTACTGCGGCCAGGAGCTGCCATGTTCGAAATGTTTCCGTTGTCGTACAAGAAAAGCCCTAATTGGCATTTTCAACAGTTTGCGGTGTGGGGAGGGTGTTGGTACGAAAGGTGGATCAGTAAGGATAAATCGCCAAAGAGTAACGAGTGGATACGAATCCCAACAGAAGTACCGGAACATTTCATAAACAAATACCTACATCGGATGTGCAATTTGACTTCGACGTATtcataa